In Sphingomonas sp. PAMC26645, one DNA window encodes the following:
- the mraY gene encoding phospho-N-acetylmuramoyl-pentapeptide-transferase, whose protein sequence is MLYWLAEHLGFPGLLNLIRYQTVRTGGAVATALIIGLIIGPKFIGWLRVRQGKGQPIRADGPQSHLSKRGTPTMGGLMILTSMCLAIFLWMDLSNPYVWACLFVTLGFGTIGFLDDYDKVRKASTAGISGRTRLLLEFIIAGVAATIIMSQNGPHLYLPFTSRMYLDLGWFFPVFAAFTIVSFGNAVNLTDGLDGLATMPVIIASVAFMVIVYLVGNVKFADYLGIPHVPRAGELAIFCGAIVGAGLAFLWFNAPPAAVFMGDTGSLALGGALGTIAVVAHHEIVLGIIGGLFVIEALSVIIQVFFYKRTGKRVFRMAPIHHHFEQLGWAEATVVIRFWIIALVLALVGLSTLKLR, encoded by the coding sequence ATGTTGTACTGGCTCGCCGAGCATCTGGGGTTTCCCGGCCTGCTGAACCTCATCCGCTATCAGACGGTACGGACCGGTGGCGCGGTGGCGACCGCGCTGATCATCGGCCTGATCATCGGGCCGAAGTTCATCGGCTGGCTGCGCGTGCGGCAGGGCAAGGGCCAGCCGATCCGCGCCGACGGCCCGCAGTCGCATCTGTCGAAGCGCGGGACGCCGACGATGGGCGGGCTGATGATCCTGACCTCGATGTGCCTCGCGATCTTCCTGTGGATGGACCTGAGCAACCCGTATGTCTGGGCGTGCCTGTTCGTGACGCTCGGCTTCGGCACGATCGGGTTCCTCGACGACTATGATAAGGTGCGCAAGGCGAGCACCGCGGGGATCAGCGGGCGCACGCGGTTGCTGCTCGAATTCATCATCGCCGGCGTCGCCGCGACGATCATCATGTCGCAGAACGGGCCGCATCTGTATCTGCCGTTCACGTCGCGCATGTATCTGGATCTCGGCTGGTTCTTCCCGGTGTTCGCGGCGTTCACGATCGTGTCGTTCGGCAATGCGGTGAACCTGACCGACGGGCTCGACGGGCTGGCGACGATGCCGGTGATCATCGCCAGCGTCGCGTTCATGGTAATCGTGTACCTGGTCGGGAACGTCAAGTTCGCGGATTATCTCGGTATTCCGCATGTCCCTCGCGCGGGTGAACTGGCGATATTCTGCGGGGCGATCGTCGGCGCGGGGCTCGCGTTCCTGTGGTTCAATGCGCCACCGGCGGCGGTGTTCATGGGCGATACCGGGTCGCTGGCTTTGGGCGGCGCGCTGGGGACGATCGCGGTCGTCGCGCATCATGAGATCGTGCTGGGGATCATTGGCGGGCTGTTCGTGATCGAGGCGCTGTCGGTGATCATCCAGGTGTTCTTCTACAAGCGCACCGGCAAGCGCGTGTTCCGGATGGCGCCGATCCACCATCATTTCGAACAGCTCGGCTGGGCCGAAGCGACGGTGGTGATCCGCTTCTGGATCATTGCGCTGGTGCTGGCGCTGGTCGGTCTCTCGACGTTGAAGCTGCGGTGA
- the murF gene encoding UDP-N-acetylmuramoyl-tripeptide--D-alanyl-D-alanine ligase — translation MSLWTSAEIAVATGGVASGDFAVTGVAFDSREVGPGDLFVAMKGEASDGHLFLDQAFAQGAAGAIVSEPCDHPHVLVGDSFIALQALGRASRARSGAKIIGVTGSVGKTSAKEALFACLDRAAPGDVHRSVKSYNNHTGVPLSLARMPRDAKFGVFEMGMNHAGELAELTQLVRPHIAMITAIAPAHTAFFPDESAIADAKGEIFAGLEPDGTAIVPYDSPHRERLLGHTAPHAAHIVTFGSEKGADVRAIEAMRLPTGGTFVTARMGQGAEHELSFTIAQPGAHWVSNALGVLACVQAAGSDLGLAGLALAELGGLQGRGARSLVTVGEGQALVIDESYNANPASMRATLSVLGHEPGRHVAVLGEMRELGEVSNDYHAGLAEPILAARVEMALLVGEAMAPLAQVLEGQIETVHVGDAAAALATLRTILAPGDVVLVKGSNGVGLARVVAGLQAGLKGGIN, via the coding sequence GTGAGCTTGTGGACTTCCGCGGAGATCGCTGTCGCTACCGGTGGTGTGGCGTCTGGTGACTTCGCCGTCACTGGCGTTGCGTTCGACTCGCGTGAAGTCGGCCCCGGTGACCTGTTCGTCGCGATGAAGGGCGAGGCTAGCGATGGGCACCTCTTCCTCGACCAGGCCTTCGCACAAGGTGCGGCAGGGGCGATCGTGTCCGAGCCTTGCGACCACCCGCACGTCCTCGTTGGGGACAGTTTCATCGCGTTGCAGGCGCTTGGGCGGGCGAGCCGGGCTCGGAGCGGAGCGAAGATCATCGGCGTCACCGGCTCCGTCGGCAAGACCAGCGCCAAGGAAGCGCTGTTCGCCTGCCTCGACCGCGCCGCACCCGGCGACGTGCACCGCTCGGTCAAAAGCTACAACAACCACACCGGCGTCCCGCTCAGCCTCGCCCGCATGCCGCGCGACGCGAAGTTCGGTGTGTTCGAGATGGGGATGAACCACGCCGGTGAGCTTGCCGAGCTGACCCAACTCGTGCGGCCGCACATCGCGATGATCACCGCGATCGCGCCTGCGCATACCGCGTTCTTCCCCGACGAAAGCGCGATCGCCGATGCCAAGGGGGAGATCTTCGCGGGCCTCGAACCGGACGGAACGGCGATCGTCCCCTACGACAGCCCTCACCGTGAGCGGCTGCTCGGCCATACCGCTCCGCATGCGGCGCACATCGTGACGTTCGGCAGCGAAAAGGGTGCCGATGTCCGCGCGATCGAGGCGATGCGGCTGCCGACCGGTGGGACGTTCGTCACCGCGCGGATGGGGCAGGGGGCGGAGCACGAACTGAGCTTCACGATCGCGCAGCCCGGCGCGCACTGGGTGTCCAATGCGCTTGGCGTGCTGGCCTGCGTGCAGGCGGCCGGCAGTGATCTGGGACTCGCCGGCCTCGCGCTGGCCGAACTCGGTGGCCTGCAAGGTCGCGGTGCACGGTCGCTGGTGACCGTCGGCGAAGGCCAGGCGCTGGTGATCGACGAGAGCTACAACGCCAACCCCGCCTCGATGCGCGCGACGCTAAGCGTCCTCGGCCACGAACCCGGCCGCCACGTCGCGGTACTCGGTGAAATGCGCGAACTGGGCGAGGTCTCCAACGACTATCACGCTGGACTCGCTGAGCCGATCCTCGCCGCGCGCGTCGAAATGGCGCTGCTCGTCGGTGAAGCGATGGCACCGCTAGCGCAGGTGCTTGAGGGACAGATCGAAACCGTCCATGTGGGCGACGCTGCGGCCGCGCTCGCGACGTTACGGACGATCCTGGCGCCCGGCGATGTCGTGCTCGTCAAGGGATCGAACGGGGTTGGCCTCGCGCGCGTCGTAGCGGGTCTCCAGGCTGGCCTCAAAGGCGGGATTAACTGA
- a CDS encoding putative peptidoglycan glycosyltransferase FtsW, whose product MKRRGGRGDQSPLGTWFWDIDRMLLLLTLFLIAIGLIAVAAASPASAVRYSGEHHKITPLYYFWRQLMWVGVSLPVLFGVSMMPVAMARRLAIGGCAVFVLMLMVTPFVGVEANGARRWLGVGFAQFQPSEFLKPLFIVTVAWLLSLRAKDAELPTVLITGAMTAGVAVLLMLQPDFGQTIIFCSVWMALLMIAGTPAKVMLGLVAMAPAGLVAAYVFYGVARSRIDAFLFPGVEGEGAGDHFQTNAAHNTLTAGGWTGTGPGAGAAKFGLPEAHTDYIFSVIGEEFGLIACSVIAVIFLAIVVRVFVKLLDEQDEFKLLASAGLATQFGAQALVSMAVNTGLAPSKGMTLPFISYGGSSMIALSVGMGLLLAFTRRNPFLTRSPYVVRWSGE is encoded by the coding sequence ATGAAGCGGCGCGGCGGGCGGGGCGATCAGTCGCCGCTCGGCACGTGGTTCTGGGATATCGACCGGATGCTGCTGTTGCTGACGCTGTTCCTGATCGCGATCGGCCTGATCGCGGTTGCGGCGGCGTCGCCGGCCAGCGCGGTTCGCTATTCGGGCGAGCACCACAAGATCACGCCGCTCTACTATTTTTGGCGGCAGTTGATGTGGGTCGGTGTGTCGCTGCCGGTGCTGTTCGGCGTGTCGATGATGCCGGTGGCGATGGCTAGGCGGTTGGCGATCGGCGGGTGCGCGGTGTTCGTGCTGATGCTGATGGTGACGCCGTTCGTCGGGGTCGAGGCGAATGGCGCACGGCGCTGGCTCGGCGTCGGGTTCGCGCAGTTCCAGCCTTCCGAGTTCCTGAAACCCCTGTTCATCGTTACCGTCGCTTGGCTGTTGTCGCTGCGCGCGAAGGATGCCGAGCTGCCGACGGTGCTGATCACCGGCGCGATGACCGCGGGCGTCGCGGTGCTGCTGATGCTGCAACCCGATTTCGGCCAGACGATCATCTTCTGCTCGGTCTGGATGGCGCTGCTGATGATCGCGGGGACGCCGGCCAAGGTGATGCTCGGACTCGTCGCGATGGCGCCGGCGGGGCTGGTTGCCGCCTATGTCTTCTACGGCGTGGCGCGGTCGCGGATCGATGCGTTCCTGTTTCCGGGCGTCGAGGGCGAGGGTGCAGGCGACCATTTCCAGACGAATGCGGCGCATAATACGCTGACCGCGGGTGGCTGGACCGGGACGGGGCCGGGCGCGGGTGCGGCGAAGTTCGGGCTGCCCGAGGCGCATACCGACTATATCTTCTCGGTGATCGGCGAGGAATTCGGGCTGATCGCGTGTTCGGTGATCGCGGTGATTTTCCTTGCGATCGTGGTGCGTGTATTCGTCAAGCTGCTGGACGAGCAGGACGAATTCAAATTGCTCGCCTCCGCCGGCCTCGCAACGCAGTTCGGGGCGCAGGCGCTGGTCAGCATGGCGGTGAACACCGGCCTCGCGCCGTCTAAGGGTATGACGCTGCCGTTCATCAGCTATGGCGGGTCGTCGATGATCGCGTTGTCGGTCGGCATGGGGTTGCTGCTGGCGTTTACCCGGCGCAATCCGTTTCTCACGCGGAGCCCCTATGTCGTCCGCTGGAGTGGTGAATGA
- the rsmH gene encoding 16S rRNA (cytosine(1402)-N(4))-methyltransferase RsmH — protein sequence MSNPDAPHIPVLLDEVLAALSPEPGETMVDGTFGAGGYTLALLKSGARIVAFDRDPDAIANGRAMEEAEEGLTLIAADFSAMASELESRGLAPVDGVTLDIGVSSMQLDQAERGFSFQSDGPLDMRMAQAGMSAADFVNEADENEIADVLYQYGDEPKSRRVARAIVAARPLTRTGELAHIVRRALGYKAHDKKDPATRAFQAIRIHVNRELGELADGLLAAERVLKPGGRLAIVTFHSLEDRMVKRFLRTRSGGSPSGSRHLPQVKAVAEPSFSHVGRGVRAGEAEIARNPRARSATLRTARRTSAQPWTEEVTT from the coding sequence GTGAGCAACCCCGACGCACCGCACATCCCGGTACTCCTCGACGAAGTCCTGGCCGCGCTTTCCCCTGAGCCCGGCGAGACGATGGTCGACGGCACGTTCGGTGCGGGCGGCTACACGCTGGCGTTGCTCAAGTCGGGCGCGCGGATCGTCGCGTTCGACCGCGATCCAGACGCGATTGCCAATGGTCGCGCGATGGAAGAAGCCGAAGAAGGCCTCACGCTGATCGCCGCGGACTTCTCGGCGATGGCGTCCGAACTGGAATCGCGTGGCCTCGCCCCGGTGGACGGCGTGACGCTCGATATCGGCGTGTCGTCGATGCAACTCGACCAAGCCGAGCGCGGCTTTTCGTTCCAGTCGGACGGCCCGCTCGACATGCGGATGGCGCAGGCCGGCATGTCGGCGGCGGACTTCGTCAACGAAGCGGATGAGAACGAGATCGCCGACGTGCTCTATCAATATGGCGACGAGCCCAAGTCGCGGCGTGTCGCGCGCGCGATCGTCGCGGCGCGCCCGCTGACGCGGACCGGCGAGCTGGCGCACATCGTCCGCCGCGCGCTCGGCTATAAGGCGCACGACAAGAAGGACCCCGCGACGCGCGCGTTCCAGGCGATCCGGATCCACGTGAACCGCGAGCTTGGCGAACTCGCCGACGGGCTGCTGGCGGCCGAACGCGTGCTGAAGCCCGGTGGTCGGCTCGCGATCGTGACGTTCCACAGCCTCGAGGACCGGATGGTGAAGCGCTTCCTGCGCACGCGCTCTGGTGGGTCGCCTTCAGGTTCGCGTCATCTTCCGCAGGTGAAAGCCGTTGCGGAACCTAGTTTTTCTCATGTCGGCCGCGGTGTTCGCGCCGGCGAGGCCGAGATCGCACGCAACCCGCGCGCGCGCTCGGCGACATTACGGACGGCGCGGCGGACCTCCGCGCAACCCTGGACGGAAGAGGTGACGACATGA
- the murD gene encoding UDP-N-acetylmuramoyl-L-alanine--D-glutamate ligase, with protein MIVAQAWRGKRYAVLGLARSGAATVRALVAGGAQVVAWDSDESKRAVFATSPLRGEGWGEGQPSNAAPGTAPHPTLSPEGRGLLEVAPLDDLSGFDALVVSPGVPLNTHPLAATARAAGVPVIGDIELFAQARADLPPHKVVGITGTNGKSTTTALVHHILKTAGIPTLMGGNIGLPILEQDALPEGGVYVLELSSYQIDLTQTLDCDVAVLLNITPDHLDRYDGFDGYAASKARLFAMQSAEHDAVIGIGDTPSAEIARGLSAKGEHLTKIAPGVCMDQSNWPTLQGPHNAQNALAAIAVVKALGVSEVDIDRGLTSFTGLPHRMEQIASYGGVAYVDDSKATNPESTAPALAAFDRVHWIVGGRAKGDDLDACKPAFGHVVHAYTIGEAGPKFAEILKGSMPVENVGTLDAAVRTAAANAKPGDTVLLSPACASFDQFRDYEARGAAFRASVESLA; from the coding sequence GTGATTGTTGCGCAGGCCTGGCGCGGGAAACGCTATGCGGTGCTGGGACTGGCGCGGTCGGGCGCTGCGACTGTGCGGGCGTTGGTGGCTGGCGGAGCGCAGGTCGTTGCGTGGGATTCCGACGAGTCGAAGCGTGCTGTCTTTGCTACCTCTCCCCTGCGGGGAGAGGGTTGGGGTGAGGGGCAGCCTAGCAATGCTGCGCCTGGAACAGCCCCTCACCCAACCCTCTCCCCGGAGGGGAGAGGGCTTTTAGAAGTCGCGCCGCTCGATGATCTCTCGGGCTTTGACGCTTTGGTCGTATCGCCGGGGGTGCCGTTGAACACGCATCCGCTAGCCGCAACCGCGCGCGCCGCGGGCGTCCCCGTGATCGGCGATATCGAGCTCTTTGCCCAAGCCCGTGCGGACCTCCCCCCGCACAAGGTCGTCGGCATTACCGGCACCAATGGCAAGTCCACCACCACCGCACTCGTCCACCACATCCTCAAGACCGCCGGCATCCCCACGCTGATGGGCGGCAACATCGGGTTGCCGATCCTCGAGCAGGATGCGCTCCCCGAGGGCGGCGTCTACGTGCTCGAACTGTCGAGCTACCAGATCGACCTGACGCAGACGCTCGATTGCGACGTCGCGGTGTTGCTCAACATCACGCCGGATCATCTCGACCGGTATGACGGCTTCGACGGCTATGCCGCGTCCAAGGCGAGGCTGTTCGCGATGCAGTCGGCCGAGCATGACGCGGTCATCGGCATTGGCGATACGCCGTCCGCCGAGATCGCGCGCGGGCTGTCGGCGAAGGGCGAGCACCTCACCAAGATCGCCCCGGGCGTGTGCATGGATCAGAGCAACTGGCCGACGCTCCAAGGCCCGCACAACGCCCAGAACGCACTCGCCGCGATCGCCGTGGTCAAGGCGCTGGGTGTGAGTGAGGTCGATATCGACCGCGGCCTCACGAGTTTCACCGGCCTGCCGCACCGGATGGAGCAGATCGCCTCGTACGGCGGCGTTGCCTATGTCGACGACAGCAAGGCGACCAATCCCGAGAGCACTGCGCCGGCTTTGGCTGCGTTCGACCGGGTTCACTGGATCGTCGGCGGCCGCGCGAAAGGGGACGACCTTGACGCCTGCAAGCCCGCCTTCGGTCACGTCGTCCACGCCTACACGATCGGTGAGGCTGGCCCGAAGTTCGCCGAAATACTGAAGGGCTCCATGCCCGTCGAGAACGTCGGCACGCTCGACGCAGCGGTCCGTACTGCCGCCGCAAACGCCAAGCCCGGCGACACTGTTTTGTTATCCCCCGCCTGTGCTAGCTTCGACCAGTTTCGCGATTATGAAGCGCGCGGGGCCGCGTTCCGCGCTTCGGTGGAGTCGCTGGCATGA
- a CDS encoding penicillin-binding protein 2, translated as MTALVARPVSQQRSANQRHALVATAHTRLMMLMFLFGAAVLVVVGRLGMLAVQASLADPQARSAAIAARGDIVDRNGAPLARTIDAWTIAVHPKKLIGDPTEIASKLAALMPEAGDQAHYYSLLTSGKSFIYLQRRASPALVEQVNAIGEPAIVFDRDTQRLYPQSTMAAHALGFLSTAGHGMSGMERVLDERLTNPALNGTPVALSLDNRVQAAMESELGRAMTTFSARGAGGIVLDVATGEVIAMVSLPTFNPNRVGMSGSEQLRNITTQSVFELGSTFKPITMATAMDTGVVTSFARRFDATHPLQVGRFTIHDERGDPKRWLNMAETLIYSSNIATARVADEVGPAKMQAMFKKLGFDTKPDIELREKGRPLWPKYWARTTTMTTAYGHGIAVTPLHLASAYAALVNGGIWRPATLLKVAPGHAVAGRRVISEQTSARMRQMLRLIVQRGTGRKGDAPGYRVGGKTGTAEAAVSGGYDHSRNVATFAAAFPMDAPRYVVLAMLDSPLGTKETAGWKTAAWNTAPVVGRTISRVGAILGVVPDAHRDIDVSDILPTLWQDPSRTQPTGQ; from the coding sequence GTGACCGCCTTGGTCGCCCGGCCCGTATCGCAGCAACGTAGCGCCAACCAGCGTCATGCACTGGTGGCGACGGCGCACACGCGCCTGATGATGCTGATGTTCCTGTTCGGAGCAGCGGTGCTGGTAGTGGTCGGACGGCTCGGGATGCTGGCGGTGCAGGCGTCGCTCGCCGATCCGCAGGCGCGCTCGGCGGCGATCGCGGCGCGTGGCGACATCGTCGATCGTAACGGTGCGCCGCTCGCGCGGACGATCGATGCGTGGACGATCGCGGTGCACCCGAAGAAGCTGATCGGCGATCCGACCGAGATCGCCAGCAAGCTCGCCGCGTTGATGCCCGAGGCGGGCGACCAGGCGCATTATTATTCGCTGCTGACGTCGGGCAAGAGCTTCATCTATCTCCAGCGGCGCGCATCGCCGGCGCTGGTCGAGCAGGTCAATGCGATCGGCGAGCCGGCGATCGTGTTCGACCGCGATACGCAGCGGCTGTACCCGCAGTCGACGATGGCGGCGCATGCGCTCGGCTTCCTGTCGACCGCGGGCCACGGCATGAGCGGGATGGAGCGCGTGCTCGACGAGCGGCTGACCAACCCGGCGCTCAACGGTACGCCGGTCGCGCTGTCGCTCGACAACCGCGTCCAGGCAGCGATGGAGAGCGAACTCGGCCGCGCGATGACGACGTTTTCGGCACGCGGCGCTGGCGGTATCGTCCTCGACGTGGCGACCGGCGAGGTGATCGCGATGGTCTCGCTGCCGACCTTCAACCCCAACCGCGTCGGCATGTCGGGCAGCGAACAGCTTCGCAACATCACGACGCAGAGCGTGTTCGAGCTTGGCTCGACGTTCAAGCCGATCACGATGGCGACCGCGATGGACACGGGTGTCGTCACATCGTTCGCGCGGCGTTTCGACGCGACGCATCCGCTTCAGGTCGGGCGCTTCACGATCCATGACGAGCGCGGCGATCCGAAGCGCTGGCTCAACATGGCCGAGACGCTGATCTATTCGTCCAACATCGCCACCGCCCGTGTGGCCGACGAGGTCGGGCCCGCGAAGATGCAGGCGATGTTCAAGAAATTGGGCTTTGATACGAAGCCCGATATCGAACTGCGCGAGAAGGGCCGTCCGTTGTGGCCGAAATACTGGGCGCGGACGACGACGATGACCACTGCCTATGGCCACGGCATCGCGGTGACCCCGCTGCATCTGGCGAGCGCGTATGCGGCGCTGGTCAATGGCGGGATCTGGCGGCCGGCGACGTTGCTGAAGGTCGCGCCGGGGCACGCGGTTGCGGGGCGTCGGGTGATTAGCGAGCAGACCAGCGCGCGGATGCGGCAGATGCTGCGGCTGATCGTGCAGCGCGGTACGGGTCGCAAGGGCGATGCGCCGGGCTACCGCGTCGGCGGCAAGACCGGGACGGCCGAGGCGGCGGTGTCCGGCGGCTACGATCATTCGCGCAACGTCGCGACCTTTGCCGCGGCATTCCCGATGGATGCGCCGCGCTATGTCGTGCTGGCGATGCTCGATTCACCGCTCGGCACGAAGGAAACCGCCGGGTGGAAGACCGCGGCGTGGAATACCGCGCCGGTGGTGGGCCGGACGATCTCGCGCGTCGGGGCGATCCTGGGCGTGGTGCCCGATGCGCACCGCGACATCGACGTGTCTGACATCCTGCCGACTTTGTGGCAGGACCCGTCGCGTACACAGCCGACCGGGCAATGA
- a CDS encoding division/cell wall cluster transcriptional repressor MraZ: MRASSKGFGVSVRGRYQGDGIGLVDDKGRVAIPSALRTTLSANAPKANGKDGGTIIIGAHQKNRCLVAYDPGYVDILAERLDRRESENTSENGEYDYNIKRAAASGEAVPFDGSGRFIMPAFPRFYAGIKGHAFFYGVLDYIEIWDPATLIATDGMPPVVKEMARFYMAEKGVQL, from the coding sequence GTGCGCGCCAGTTCGAAGGGTTTTGGCGTGTCGGTACGGGGTCGCTATCAAGGAGACGGTATCGGCCTTGTCGACGACAAGGGCCGGGTAGCCATCCCCTCGGCGCTCCGCACCACGCTCTCGGCAAATGCGCCCAAGGCGAACGGCAAGGACGGCGGGACCATCATCATCGGCGCGCATCAGAAGAATCGCTGCCTGGTCGCGTACGATCCCGGTTACGTCGACATTCTCGCCGAGCGCCTCGATCGCCGCGAATCCGAGAACACGTCCGAGAACGGCGAGTACGACTACAACATCAAGCGCGCCGCCGCGTCCGGCGAAGCGGTGCCGTTCGACGGCTCCGGTCGCTTCATCATGCCGGCGTTCCCGCGCTTCTATGCGGGCATCAAGGGGCATGCGTTCTTCTACGGCGTGCTCGACTACATCGAGATCTGGGACCCCGCGACGCTGATCGCCACCGACGGCATGCCCCCCGTCGTCAAGGAGATGGCGCGCTTCTACATGGCCGAGAAGGGGGTTCAGCTGTGA
- a CDS encoding UDP-N-acetylmuramoyl-L-alanyl-D-glutamate--2,6-diaminopimelate ligase, which produces MKLAALTDGTEEAQVTGFAIDHRKVAPGTVFGAFEGARVNGEDYIDDAIRSGAIAVVARPGLTVEGATYIADDNPRERFAQLAAKFFAPFPETSVAITGTNGKTSCVEMTRQLWRMAGFHAASIGTLGVTTADERVTTGLTTPDVVTFLSNVAGLAREGVTHLAFEASSHGLTQYRTEGLKVAAAAFTNLSRDHLDYHGDMAAYFTAKIRLFSEVLSTDGAAVVWADDPQSARVIDLARERGNRLITVGTQGETLRLVGRDPTLLGQGLTIEADGQTYKVTLPLIGAYQAANALVSAGLVIATGGDVAATIANLARLQPVRGRLERAVIAKSGAPVYVDYAHTPDALEAAIAALKPHAGGKLIVVFGAGGDRDTGKRETMGQVAVQHADRVIVTDDNPRTEDARAIRCDVLKGARGAEEIGDRRAAIGSAVREAGPEDIVLIAGKGHEQGQIVGDMVLPFDDVTVARECAA; this is translated from the coding sequence ATGAAACTCGCAGCGCTGACCGACGGGACGGAAGAGGCGCAGGTGACGGGGTTCGCGATCGATCACCGCAAGGTCGCGCCGGGCACGGTGTTCGGCGCATTCGAAGGCGCGCGCGTCAACGGCGAGGACTATATCGATGACGCGATTCGCTCGGGCGCAATCGCGGTGGTGGCTCGGCCGGGACTGACGGTCGAGGGCGCCACCTACATTGCCGATGACAACCCCCGCGAGCGGTTCGCGCAACTCGCCGCGAAGTTCTTCGCGCCGTTTCCCGAAACGTCGGTGGCGATCACCGGGACGAACGGGAAGACGTCGTGCGTCGAGATGACGCGGCAGTTGTGGCGGATGGCCGGGTTTCATGCGGCATCGATCGGGACGCTGGGGGTTACGACGGCCGACGAGCGTGTGACGACCGGGCTGACCACGCCGGATGTGGTGACGTTCCTGTCGAATGTGGCGGGGCTCGCGCGTGAAGGCGTGACTCACCTCGCGTTCGAAGCGTCGAGCCACGGGCTGACGCAGTATCGGACCGAGGGGCTGAAGGTGGCCGCCGCGGCGTTCACGAACCTCAGCCGCGATCATCTCGATTACCACGGCGATATGGCGGCGTATTTCACTGCCAAGATCCGGCTGTTCTCGGAAGTACTTTCGACGGATGGTGCGGCGGTAGTCTGGGCCGACGATCCTCAATCGGCACGCGTGATTGACCTGGCTCGCGAGCGCGGCAACCGGCTGATCACGGTTGGGACGCAAGGCGAGACTTTGCGGCTCGTGGGCCGCGATCCGACTTTGCTCGGGCAGGGGCTGACGATCGAGGCTGACGGCCAGACGTACAAGGTCACCTTGCCACTGATCGGCGCCTACCAGGCGGCGAACGCGTTGGTGTCGGCCGGGTTGGTAATTGCCACAGGCGGCGATGTGGCCGCGACGATCGCCAATCTCGCGCGGTTGCAGCCGGTCCGCGGGCGGCTGGAACGCGCCGTGATCGCGAAGTCGGGTGCGCCGGTGTACGTGGATTACGCGCACACGCCCGACGCTCTCGAAGCAGCAATCGCTGCGCTCAAGCCGCATGCTGGCGGCAAGCTGATCGTCGTATTCGGTGCCGGCGGCGACCGGGACACTGGCAAGCGCGAGACGATGGGTCAGGTTGCGGTGCAACACGCCGACCGCGTGATCGTGACCGACGACAACCCCCGGACCGAGGACGCGCGGGCGATCCGCTGCGACGTCCTGAAGGGTGCGCGGGGGGCTGAGGAAATCGGTGACCGGCGGGCGGCGATCGGCTCCGCGGTGCGCGAGGCTGGGCCCGAGGATATCGTGTTGATCGCCGGCAAGGGGCATGAGCAGGGACAGATCGTCGGCGACATGGTCTTGCCGTTCGACGACGTGACCGTAGCGCGGGAGTGCGCGGCGTGA